Part of the Polaribacter sp. Hel1_33_78 genome is shown below.
TTTAACAATTTGTTCAGTTTCTCTTGAGGCTGTTCCGTTTCCAATAGCAATCGCTTCAATTTTATAAGCATCCGTTAAAGAACTAATTTTTTTAATCGCTTCAATTTTTTGATTTTGAGGAGGGTGAGGAAAAATAGTTTCATTATGTAATAAATCTCCTTGTTTACTTAAGCAAACAACTTTACAACCTGATTTAAATCCAGGATCAATTGCCAAAACTCTTTTCTCTCCCAAAGGGGCGCCTAATAATAATTGTTTTAAGTTTTTTGCAAAAACAGAAATTGCCGCATCATCTGCTTTTTCTTTTGCAACGGACAAAGCTTCATTTGATAAAGATGGAAATAATAAACGTTTATAGGCATCTTGAATAGCTAATTTTATTTGATCTGAACACTCGTTTTGAGAGCGAATTATTCGATTTTCCATTTTCTGAAGTATTCTCTCTTTGTCAATTTCAATTTTCACACGAATAAAACCTTCACTTTCTGCGCGTAAAATAGCCAATAATCTGTGGGATGGAATTCTACTTAAAGATTCACTCCAATCAAAATAATCTTTAAATTTTTGTGCTTTTTCAATATCAATTTTTACTTTAATTGCTTTAGATAAAATGATCGAAAAACGCTGGATTTGATGTCTAATATTGTCTCTAATATCTTTACGTTCGTTAATCCATTCTGCAATTATAAAGCGAGCGCCTTCTAGAGCATCTTCAATCGTTTCAACTTCGTTGGAAGTATATTTTGAAGCAGTAACTTCTAAATTATTTACACGCTGACTCATTATCATTTTAGCCAAAGGTTCTAAACCTTGTAAACGTGCAGTTTCTGCTTTGGTTTTACGTTTCTTTTTAAAAGGTAAATATAAATCTTCTAAAGAAGTTAAATGTCTCGAACTGTTTACTTTTTGTGTTAATTCAATTGTTAAAACATTTTGATCTTCTAATGCTTTTAAGATGGTTTTTTTTCGCTTTTCTAACGCTTCATAAATTTCTTTAAATTTTACGATTTCACCAATTTGAACTTCATCTAAATTATCAGTCATTTCCTTTCTATATCTAGATATAAAAGGAATTGTAGCATCTTCATTTAATAATAAAATAGTATTCTTTAAAGATTTTTCTGATAGTTGCGTTTGTTTTTGTAAGTATGAGAGTAGTTGCATTTTTATTTTTATAAAATCGACTAAAAAAATAACCTCATAAAAATGATTTTATGAGGTTGCTAATATACTTTTTAAATTGTTTTATCAATCTATAATTTTTTCAAAAGCCAATCTTTTAGCGTCATAATTGGTATAGATAATACCACAATATTGATAGCCTAATTTTTTTATTAAAGATTGCATTCCAAGATTATCTTCATGTGTGTCAATTTTTAAACTTTCTATATTTTTTTCTTTTAATTGTTGGTGAAATTCATCAAAAAGAAAAGTTGCTAAACCTAATTTTCTAAATTCTTTTTTAATTGCCATTCTATGAATTACACCATAAACTTTAGATTCATTAATTATCCATTTCCCATCAATAACCTTGTAAGTTGGTTCAGGATTTATAGTAAACATAGAAGTTGCTATTACTTTATTTTCATCATTTAAAACAATATAACTTTCTCCATTCAAAATATCTTGTTCAACTTGTGCTTCATTTGGGTAACCATTTTGCCATTGATCAATTTTTAAAGATGCTAAAAGTTCTTTTGCATCATCTATTATTTGCATAATTTTAGAAATATTTTCTGAAGTAGAAAGTTGTAATTTCATAATATCTATTTTAAATAAAAAAGCCACGAAAAGACAAAATTAATATTTGTGATTTCGTGGCTAAATTTACTTTTTTATTTTTAAACAGGAATTTCCGTTCTCGTATTCTTTTCAATTTTAGAAAATTCAACAATTTCTTGATTGTTTAAAATATCTTTAATGGTTTGTCTTTTTCTAATTAAATAGTCTTTTCCTTTATATAACATGACTTCCGCAGGTAAATAACGGGAGTTGTAGTTTGAGGCCATTGAGAAACAATAAGCACCAGCATTATGGAAACATAACACATCTTCTTCAGAAATTTCTGCTATTCTTCTGTTCGATCCAAAAGTATCTGTTTCACAAATATAACCGACAACAGAATAGTAACGATCTCTTCCTTCGGGATTAGATATGTTTGTAATATGATGATAAGAGTCATACATCATTGGTCTTACTAAATGATTAAAACCAGAATCTACATGAGCAAAAACGGTAGAAGTTGTTTGTTTTACCACATTTACTTTTGCTAGAAAAACACCTGCGTCAGAAACTAAAAATTTTCCAGGTTCAAACATTAGTGTAATTTCTTTTCCATATTCCACACAAAATTCATTAAATCTTTCCGATAATTGTAATCCTAATTGCTCAATATCTGTAGAAATATCTCCTTCTTTATAAGGAACTTTAAATCCACTTCCGAAATCAATAAAATCTATGTTATCAAACTGTTTTGCAACATCAAACAAAATTTCTGTAGCACGCAAAAAAGTATCGATATCTAAAATATCCGAACCTGTATGCATGTGAATTCCGTTGATATTCATACCTGTATTTTCTACAACACGCTTAATGTGAGGTACTTGATGTATTGAGATTCCGAATTTTGAATCAATATGTCCTACAGAAATTTTGGAATTTCCACCTGCCATAATATGTGGGTTGATGCGTATACAAACCGGAATTTCAGGATGTTTTTGTCCGAATAATTCTAAAATAGAAAGATTATCAATATTAATTTGAACACCTAATTTAGCAACTTCTTCAATCTCATTTAAAGAAACCCCATTTGGTGTAAATATTATTTTCTTTGGATCAATTCCCGTTGTTAAACCTAACTGCACTTCTTGAATAGAAACAGTGTCTAAACCCGCACCAATATTTTTAAAAAACTTTAAAATATTAATATTACTTAGTGCTTTTACTGCATAATTTAATTTTAAGTTTTTAACACTGCTAAAGGCATCAGTTAATCTGTTGTATTGCGATTCAATTTTATCTGTATCATAAACATATAAGGGACTACCGTATTTATTCGCTATGTTTAAAAGTTGTGTTCTTTCCAATGTGTTTTTATTTAATTTCTGATGCCAAAAGTACTTAAATTGTGTAATAAAAAATGATTTGTTTAAAAATATAACATATTGTTTTTATTTGTGATTTTTACCTTGAACTTATTGATTTATTTGGTTGAAATCCTGTTGATAACTAATTATCAGCGCTGTTTTATTTTTGTTAGTTTAATGCTATTTTAGCAAGGCTTCAAGCTTAACAACAGCAAGACATTTCATGAGTCAAGAAACAAAATATACAGAAGATAATATCAGGTCTTTAGATTGGAAAGAGCATATTAGAATGCGTCCAGGAATGTACATTGGTAAATTAGGAGACGGTTCTTCTCCAGATGATGGAATTTACATACTCGTAAAAGAAGTTTTAGATAATTCTATTGATGAATATGTAATGGGAGCTGGGAAAACTATCGAAATTTCTATTCACGGAACAAAAGTAACGGTTAGAGATTATGGTCGTGGAATTCCTTTAGGAAAAGTAGTAGACGTAGTCTCTAAAATGAATACTGGAGGGAAATACGATTCAAAAGCATTTAAAAAATCTGTAGGTCTAAATGGGGTTGGTACGAAAGCGGTAAATGCACTTTCCTCTTTTTTCAGAGTTGAATCTTCACGTGATGGAAAATCAGCTTCAGCAGAATTCAGTCAAGGAAATTTAAATAACCAAGATTTTTTAGAAGAAACTTCTCGAAGAAAAGGAACAAAAGTTTCATTTGTGCCAGATGAAGAAATTTTTAAGAAATATAAGTTCAGAAATGAGTATGTAGCAAAAATGCTTAAGAATTATGTGTATTTAAATCCTGGTTTGACGATTATTTTTAATGGAGAAAAATTCTTTTCAGAAAATGGATTAAAAGATTTATTAGAAGATAACAACAATAAAGATGATATGTTGTATCCTATAATTCATTTAAAAGGTCAAGATATTGAAATTGCTATAACGCACAGTAAGACTCAATATTCAGAGGAATATCATTCGTTTGTAAATGGGCAACATACAACTCAAGGAGGAACACATCAAGCAGCATTTAGGGAATCTATTGTAAAAACAATTCGGGAATTTTTTGGGAAGAACTTTGAAGCTTCTGATATTCGCAAATCTATCATATCTGCGATAGCAATAAAAGTAATGGAGCCTATTTTTGAAAGTCAGACAAAAACAAAGTTAGGTTCAACAGAAATGGGAGGAGATTTACCAACTGTTAGAACCTATATCAATGATTTTGTAAAAACAAAACTTGATAATTTTCTTCATAGAAATAATGATGTTTCAGAAAAGCTTCAAAGAAAGATTGTTCAAGCTGAAAAAGAAAGAAAAGAACTTTCAGGAATACGTAAATTAGCCAAAGACAGAGCTAAAAAAGCGAGTTTACATAATAAAAAATTAAGAGATTGCAGAATCCATTTAGGAGATACTAAAAAGGAAGCTTATCTAGAATCAACATTATTTATCACTGAGGGAGATTCAGCTTCTGGTTCTATTACAAAATCGAGAAATGTAAACACACAAGCAGTTTTTAGTTTAAAAGGAAAGCCTTTGAATTCTTATGGATTAAGCAAAAAGATTGTATATGAAAACGAGGAGTTTAATTTATTACAAGCGGCATTAAATATAGAAGATGGTTTAGAAGATTTGCGTTATAATAATATTGTAATTGCTACAGATGCGGATGTAGATGGAATGCATATTCGGTTGTTATTGATCACTTTTTTTCTACAATTTTTCCCCGAATTAATCAAAGAAGGACATTTATATATTTTAGAAACTCCATTATTTAGAGTCAGAAATAAAAAACAAACATTCTATTGTTATTCTGACGAAGAAAAACGTGAAGCCATTAGTAAATTAAGAGGAAAGCCAGAGATTACAAGATTTAAAGGTTTAGGTGAGATTTCTCCAAATGAGTTTGTTCATTTTATTGGTGATGACATTCGTTTAGATCCTGTAATGTTAGACAAAGAAATGTCTATAGAAAATATGTTACAATTCTATATGGGTAAAAATACTCCGGATAGACAGAAGTTTATCATCGAAAACTTAAAAGTTGAGTTGGATACTATTGAAGAGGAAGTTTAGAATATGAGTGAAGAAATAAACGAAAACGAACACGAAGAAGAATTAACAAATCTGGAAAATCAAGAAGAAATTCTTGATAATGATAACGATTCTGTTGAAACTATTACCAAAGTTACAGGAATGTACAAGGAGTGGTTTTTAGACTATGCTTCGTATGTTATTTTAGAGAGAGCGGTGCCATCTTTAGAAGACGGTTTAAAGCCTGTGCAGCGCAGAATTATGCATTCTATGAAAGATTTAGACGATGGTCGTTATAATAAGGTAGCGAATATTGTTGGTCATACAATGCAGTACCATCCGCATGGAGACGCTTCTATTGCAGATGCAATGGTGCAAATTGGTCAGAAAGAATTACTGATTGATATGCAAGGGAATTGGGGGAATATTTTAACAGGAGACCGCGCGGCGGCTTCTCGTTACATTGAGGCTCGTTTATCGAAGTTCGCTCTTGACGTTGTTTTTAATCCGAAAACTACGGATTGGAAAATGTCTTATGATGGCCGTAGGAAAGAGCCAATTGATTTACCTGTAAAGTTTCCTTTGCTATTAGCGCAAGGAGCAGAGGGAATTGCAGTTGGTTTATCAACAAAAATATTACCACATAATTTTATTGAACTGATAGATGCCTCTA
Proteins encoded:
- a CDS encoding Tex family protein; translation: MQLLSYLQKQTQLSEKSLKNTILLLNEDATIPFISRYRKEMTDNLDEVQIGEIVKFKEIYEALEKRKKTILKALEDQNVLTIELTQKVNSSRHLTSLEDLYLPFKKKRKTKAETARLQGLEPLAKMIMSQRVNNLEVTASKYTSNEVETIEDALEGARFIIAEWINERKDIRDNIRHQIQRFSIILSKAIKVKIDIEKAQKFKDYFDWSESLSRIPSHRLLAILRAESEGFIRVKIEIDKERILQKMENRIIRSQNECSDQIKLAIQDAYKRLLFPSLSNEALSVAKEKADDAAISVFAKNLKQLLLGAPLGEKRVLAIDPGFKSGCKVVCLSKQGDLLHNETIFPHPPQNQKIEAIKKISSLTDAYKIEAIAIGNGTASRETEQIVKKIQFKNEVEIFVVSEAGASIYSASKIARDEFPNYDVTVRGSVSIGRRLADPLAELVKIDAKSIGVGQYQHDVDQSKLKKSLDAVVVSCVNTVGVNINTASESLLSYVSGIGPKIAENIVNYRNKNGSFTSRTAIKKVPRLGGKAFEQAAGFLRIKNAKNPLDNSGVHPESYALVDKMAKDNKKKVADFIGNKEVLQQINLKKYISETVGLPTLEDIFKELEKPGVDPRAKAKAFSFDQNIKTISDLRTGQLLPGIVNNITNFGCFVNIGIKESGLIHVSNLSDTFVKDVNAIVALNQQISIKVLEVDVDRKRIQLALVK
- a CDS encoding GNAT family N-acetyltransferase, which codes for MKLQLSTSENISKIMQIIDDAKELLASLKIDQWQNGYPNEAQVEQDILNGESYIVLNDENKVIATSMFTINPEPTYKVIDGKWIINESKVYGVIHRMAIKKEFRKLGLATFLFDEFHQQLKEKNIESLKIDTHEDNLGMQSLIKKLGYQYCGIIYTNYDAKRLAFEKIID
- the lysA gene encoding diaminopimelate decarboxylase, with product MERTQLLNIANKYGSPLYVYDTDKIESQYNRLTDAFSSVKNLKLNYAVKALSNINILKFFKNIGAGLDTVSIQEVQLGLTTGIDPKKIIFTPNGVSLNEIEEVAKLGVQINIDNLSILELFGQKHPEIPVCIRINPHIMAGGNSKISVGHIDSKFGISIHQVPHIKRVVENTGMNINGIHMHTGSDILDIDTFLRATEILFDVAKQFDNIDFIDFGSGFKVPYKEGDISTDIEQLGLQLSERFNEFCVEYGKEITLMFEPGKFLVSDAGVFLAKVNVVKQTTSTVFAHVDSGFNHLVRPMMYDSYHHITNISNPEGRDRYYSVVGYICETDTFGSNRRIAEISEEDVLCFHNAGAYCFSMASNYNSRYLPAEVMLYKGKDYLIRKRQTIKDILNNQEIVEFSKIEKNTRTEIPV
- a CDS encoding DNA topoisomerase IV subunit B, producing the protein MSQETKYTEDNIRSLDWKEHIRMRPGMYIGKLGDGSSPDDGIYILVKEVLDNSIDEYVMGAGKTIEISIHGTKVTVRDYGRGIPLGKVVDVVSKMNTGGKYDSKAFKKSVGLNGVGTKAVNALSSFFRVESSRDGKSASAEFSQGNLNNQDFLEETSRRKGTKVSFVPDEEIFKKYKFRNEYVAKMLKNYVYLNPGLTIIFNGEKFFSENGLKDLLEDNNNKDDMLYPIIHLKGQDIEIAITHSKTQYSEEYHSFVNGQHTTQGGTHQAAFRESIVKTIREFFGKNFEASDIRKSIISAIAIKVMEPIFESQTKTKLGSTEMGGDLPTVRTYINDFVKTKLDNFLHRNNDVSEKLQRKIVQAEKERKELSGIRKLAKDRAKKASLHNKKLRDCRIHLGDTKKEAYLESTLFITEGDSASGSITKSRNVNTQAVFSLKGKPLNSYGLSKKIVYENEEFNLLQAALNIEDGLEDLRYNNIVIATDADVDGMHIRLLLITFFLQFFPELIKEGHLYILETPLFRVRNKKQTFYCYSDEEKREAISKLRGKPEITRFKGLGEISPNEFVHFIGDDIRLDPVMLDKEMSIENMLQFYMGKNTPDRQKFIIENLKVELDTIEEEV